DNA from Bacteroides zoogleoformans:
TGGGCTTGCCCGCCATCTGCAAATTCCGATGGAACCTAAAAAAGCTATCGAGGTTATTAATGAAGGGGTGATGGAAGTCATTGATTATGGGAAAATCAATGAAGTGCCTTTTTTCTGTACCTGTGGCGTGGGGTTTGACGCTTTTGTAAGTTTGCAATTCTCCAAGGCAGGAAAAAGAGGCCCTCTCACTTATTTGGAAAAGACACTGCTTGAAAGTTTGAAATACCGTCCGGAAACGTATGAACTGGAAATGGATGGCAGCACTTTGCGCTATAAAGCATTTTTGATAGCTTGCGGAAATGCTTCGCAATATGGAAACAATGCCTACATCACTCCTCAAGCCGCTTTAAATGACGGATTGCTGGATGTTACTATTCTCGAACCTTTCACCGTGCTTGATGTTCCTTCATTGTCTTTCCAGTTATTCAACAAGACTATCAATCAGAATAGCCGCATTAAAACCTTTCGTTGCCAAGCGTTGCGAATCCATCGTTCCAAGCCGGGGGTGGTTCATTTTGATGGCGATCCGATGATGACAGGGGAAAACATTGATGTGAAGATAGTGAAAAAGGGATTGCAAGTGATTGTGCCCCGGGGAGCGGAAAAAGATACGACAAATATGTTGCAGCGGGCGCAAGACTATATCAACGGACTGAAACAGATTAATGAGGCTTTTGTGGAAGACATAGCGCATAAAAACAAAATAATGTTGGCTAAGGGGAAGGAGCAAATTAAGAAACTGACAAAGATTTAACTTCGTCTTATTATTGTTTCGTGAATGGCGTTTTTCAGAAACTTTTCTGTTGCGATAAACTGTATAAAAGATGTTTTGTGTATTTTTGCATGGTATTTTTGCAATGGTTTTGAACCGGTATGCAGGAAGAAATAAGATTGGATAAATTAAAAAGATATAAAGATGTATAGAACACACACCTGCGGAGAACTCCGTATCTCCGATGTTAATAAGCAAGTGACACTGGCAGGATGGGTACAGCGTAGCCGTAAGATGGGGGGGATGACTTTTGTTGATCTCCGCGACCGTTATGGAATCACTCAATTAGTCTTCAATGAAGAAGTGGACGCTAAACTTTGCGAATGTGCCAATCACTTGGGGCGCGAATTTGTTATTCAGGCAAAAGGGACTGTAAACGAACGCTTCAGTAAAAATGGAAATATGCCCACCGGTGACATTGAAATCATCGTGTCGGAACTTAATGTCTTGAATACATCTTTGACCCCCCCTTTCACCATTGAAGAGAATACAGATGGAGGCGATGATATCCGGATGAAATATCGTTATTTGGATCTTCGTCGCGCCAATGTGCGCAGTAATATGGAACTCCGTCATAAGATGACGATTGAAGTTCGCAAATATTTGGACAATCAGGGCTTCATTGAAGTTGAGACCCCCATTCTTGTAGGATCTACTCCTGAAGGTGCCCGTGACTTTGTTGTTCCTTCGCGTATGAATCCGGGGCAATTCTATGCCTTGCCGCAGAGCCCGCAAACGCTGAAGCAACTGTTGATGGTTTCCGGCTTCGACCGTTATTTTCAGATTGCTAAATGTTTCCGTGATGAAGACTTGCGCGCAGACCGCCAGCCGGAGTTCACCCAAATAGATTGTGAGATGTCTTTTGTGGAACAAGATGATATTATCAACCTTTTCGAAGGTATGGCAAAATATCTCTTCAAGGAGATTCGCGGCGTGGAAATCACTGAACCTTTTATGCGTATGCCATGGGCAGATGCCATGAAGTATTATGGCAGTGACAAACCGGATCTTCGTTTCGACATGAAGTTTGTGGAGTTGATGGACGTTATGAAAGGATATGGTTTCTCTGTATTTGATGACGCCGCTTACATCGGTGGTATCTGTGCCGAAGGGGCTGCGCATTATACGCGCAAGCAATTGGATGCTTTGACCGAGTTTGTAAAGAGACCGCAAATAGGGGCCAAAGGTATGGTATATGCACGCGTAGAGGCAGACGGTAGTGTGAAATCAAGTGTAGACAAGTTCTACACCCAAGAGGTACTGCAAGAAATGAAGGCGGCTTTTGGTGCCAAGCCGGGTGACTTGATTTTGATTTTGAGTGGCGATGATGCAATGAAGACCCGCAAGCAACTGAATGAATTGCGCCTTGAGATGGGTAACCGGCTTGGGTTGCGTGATAAGAATAAGTTCTCTCTTTTGTGGGTGGTAGATTTCCCGATGTTTGAGTGGAGTGAAGAAGAAGGCAGGTTGATGGCTATGCATCACCCATTTACACATCCTAAAGATGAGGATATTCCTTTGCTGGATACCAATCCGGCTGTTGTTCGTGCCGATGCATACGATATGGTGTGCAACGGTATCGAATTGGGCGGTGGCTCTATCCGTATTCATGATGCACAGTTGCAGGCGAAGATGTTCGAAATTTTGGGATTCACGCCCGAAAAGGCTCAAGAGCAGTTCGGTTTCTTAATGAATGCCTTTAAATATGGTGCTCCTCCTCATGGAGGTTTGGCTTATGGTTTGGATCGTTGGGTAAGCATCTTTGCAGGACTTGACAGTATTCGTGACTGTATTGCGTTCCCCAAGAATAATAGTGGACGCGATGTTATGCTGGATGCTCCGTCGGTCATCGACCGGAAACAATTGGATGAATTGAATTTGATTGTGGAAGTCAAGGAATAAAAGCAAGCAGAAAGCTATGAAACCATGAAATTCATATCTAAACTTTAATTCTCGAAGACTTGTCCGCGCTGCGTGAATGCCTGTCCGCCAGTTGAGAATGTGTATTCGCACGGAGCGAGCAGGGGCCTATTCAGATAGAGAACAGGTTTATAACTGCAATAAAAAGAGCCATATCATTATTTAAAATAGAGTTTGATATGGCTCTTTAATGTTCATCAGTTACAATCCGTAATGTCTCTGAGGGCCTATGTTCGCTTCTTTTTATTCATCAAGGTATCTTTTGGTTAGTCCTTCATAGGCATCAATCCTGCGATCGCGTAAGAACGGCCACCAACGACGTACGTTTTCCGAGCGTTCCAGATCAACCTCAATAATTATGTTTTCTGAACCTTCGTTCCTTGCTTGTGCCAGAAACTCGCCTTGTGGGCCGACCACAAAACTATTCCCCCAAAATAAGATTCCTTGCGTCATACCGGAAGGGTCGGGTTCATGTCCTACTCGATTAACGGAAACCACAGGTAGGCCGTTGGCAACAGCATGGCTGCGTTGTGATATGATCCAGGCATTGAGTTGGCGTTCTTGTTCTTCTTTCGTGTCGGTAGTCTCCCAACCTATGGCAGTAGGATATATCAATATCTCGGCACCTTTCATGGCCATGATACGGGCAGCTTCCGGATACCATTGATCCCAGCATACCAAAACGCCGAGTTTCCCTATAGAAGTCTGAATTGGCTCGAAACCTATATCTCCGGGGGTAAAATAGAATTTTTCGTAATAGGCAGGATCGTCGGGGATGTGCATTTTTCGGTACTTGCCGGCAATGCTTCCATCGGCGTCGAAAACTACGGCTGTATTATGGTATAAACCGGGGGCACGTTTTTCAAACAAAGAGGTTACTAACACAACATGGTTGGCAGCAGCCAATTCCGAATAGAATTCGGTAGATGGTCCCGGGATAGGTTCTGCCAAGTCAAAAAGTTGTGTGTCTTCTGTCTGGCAAAAATATAAAGAATTATGTAGTTCCTGCAGGACGACCAGTTGGGCGCCACGGGTAGCACATTCTTCAATGTTTTTGGCTAAATTCATCATATTTGTTAGCAGGTCTGCAACGTTGCTCTGCTGAATGATACCTATTTTAATCTTTCTCATATGTTTAATCTTTTAGATGATAACTCTGTTTGCTTTATTTTTTTGCACGTATGTTTATTCCAGTACACCGGCAGGATACTGCATGGTGACACAGTGTAGGGAACCGTGCTGTTTAATCAATGCCCGACAATCTATCCCTATAATTTCATGATCGGGAAATGCTTCTTGCAGTATTTGGCCTGCCAGTATGTCGTTTTTCGGTTGATTATAGGTCGGGTAGAGCACCGCTTTGTTTATAATCAAAAAATTGGCGTACGTGGCGGGAAGGCGTTCGCCCTTTTCCTCTATTCTGTCTGCCATGGGCAATGCCAATAAACGATAAGGTTCACCTTTCGGAGTGCGAAAAGTCTGCAATTGTTGTTCCATTTTGCAAAGTGCTTCGTAATGCTCGTCTTCAATGTCGTCACACTTCACATAGGCTATGGTATCCGGTGAGCAGAAGCGAGCCAACGTGTCGATATGACTGTCGGTGTCATCACCGGCAAGATAACCATAATCAAGCCAAAGCACACGGCGCAAATGAAAAACAGTACAAAGATATTCTTCTATTTCTGCCCGGTTCATCTGTCCATTACGATTAGGAGAGAGGAGACATGCGGAAGTGGTGAGTAAAGTACCCATGCCGTCACTCTCGAAAGAACCACCCTCAAGTACAAATCCTAAGCGATTGGTGTATTTTCCCTTCAATATGCCGGCTTTTACGGCATGGCGGGTAATCAGGTTGTCCTTGTCGGATGCAAATTTCAGTCCCCAACCGTTGAATTTGAAGTCAAGCAGGGAAATGGTGTCTGAATCCAACAGGCTGACGGCGCCATGGTCGCGTGCCCATGTGTCATTAGTCTCACACTGCAAAAAACAGACGTTTCCCATATTGACCGTAGTTGCTATTTGCCTTTCAACCGTTTGTGGCTCAGGGGTAACAATCAGCAGCTTTTCTCGTTGGGCTATCTCACGTGCTATTTTTACAAAGCACTTTTCTACTTCTTCGAGCATGTATGCCCAGTCAGTTGCGGCATGTGGCCACGTCAGCTGTACGCCGCTTTGAAGTGCCCATTCGGCAGGTAAAAGAGGAGTACGATTCTCCGGAATAGTATTTGAAACAAACAGTAATTGCTCCTCTTTTTCTGATGTGCCTCCATCTGGAGAGTCTACTATAATTCCCATTTATTCGTCAATTGAGTCCCTTAAAATCTATTTTTTTATTTTCGTGTAAGTGCAGACTTACACTCTTACATATTATTTAAAAATGTGATACGACAAGTACAAATGTATGCGTGGCAATCATCATTTGTGAGCCACGTTATCATTTGTGAGCCACGTTTGGAAGATGTTCATGCCGTTTTATAAGTACAATCTTTTCTTCTTATTAGTTCGCCAAAGATAATACAAATATTTTTTTGCACTATCTTCGCAACGTAGAAAGCTTATATACAAGACTTTTTTTTGACCTAAACGTTTTTTAATCCACTGTTTTTTTCTACCTTTGCAGCCAAGTTCTCTGTTTAGAATGAAAATTAAAGAAATAGTAAGCGCCCTTGAACGGTTCGCGCCTCTGCCATTGCAAGACGGATTTGATAATGCCGGCGTGCAAATCGGATTGACAGATGCGGAAGCAACAGGGGCTTTGTTGTGTCTTGACGTTACCGAAGCTGTATTGGATGAAGCAATTTCATTGGGATATAATCTTGTCATTGCTCATCATCCTCTCATCTTCAAAGGGTATAAATCCATCATAGGCAGAGATTATGTAGAACGCTGCATCTTGAAGGCTATTAAGAATGATGTTGTTGTCTATGCTGCCCATACCAACTTGGATAACTCTCCGGGTGGGGTAAGCTTTAAAATGGCCGAGAAGATTGGATTGAAGAATGTCAGGATTCTGGAAGCAAAGGAAAATGCTTTGGCCAAACTGGTTACATTTGTCCCCAATGCGCAGGCAGAAACGGTGCGAAAGGCTTTGTTCGATGCCGGATGTGGCTATATCGGTAAATATGATTCTTGTAGCTATAATTTGGAAGGCGATGGAACATTTCGTGCACAAGAGGGCGCTCATCCTTATTGTGGAAGAATAGGAGAATTGCATGCGGAAAAAGAAGTGCGTATTGAAACAATACTTCCGGCCTATAAAAAAGAGGCGGTTATCAAGGCCTTGTTGGCAGCACATCCATATGAAGAACCGGCTTTTGATTTATATCCTCTGCAAAATTCCTGGGCACAAGCCGGAGCGGGGGTTATAGGAGAATTGGAAATGCCGGAGACTGAGTCGGAATTTCTGAAACGCATCAAGAAGACTTTCGAGGTGGGATGTTTGAGGCATAATAAGTTGACAGGGAGAGAAATCCGGACAGTTGCACTATGTGGAGGTGCAGGCTCTTTTTTAATGTCGCTTGCCGTACGTAATAAGGCGGATATTTTTATTACCGGTGAGATAAAATACCATGATTATTTTGGGCGCGATACGGATATTCTGCTTGCAGAAATAGGACATTATGAAAGTGAACAATATACAAAAGAAATTTTTTATACGATAATCAAGGAGGCGTTTCCTTGTTTTGATGTTCAAATGACAAAAGTAAATACAAATCCCATAAAATACTTATAAGTAAAATGGCTAAAGAAGCAAAGAAAGATCCCCAGGAATTGACTGTGGAACAGAAGTTGAAAGCTTTGTTCCAGTTGCAGACAATGTTGTCTAAAATTGATGAGATAAAAACGCTGAGAGGTGAACTTCCGTTGGAAGTGCAAGACTTGGAAGATGAAATTGCCGGTCTCAGTACGCGTATTGAAAGAATCAAGGCAGAGGTTTCTGAACTGAAATCATCCATCGCCGGAAAGAAAGTCGAAATTGAAAGTGCAAAAGCTTCTGTTGCAAAATATAAGGACCAGCAAGATAATGTCCGCAATAACCGCGAATATGATTTTTTGAGTAAAGAGATTGAGTTTCAAACGCTGGAAATTGAATTATGCGAAAAGCGTATTAAAGAGTTTACTGAGCAAGAGGTAGAAAAATCTAAGGAGGTAGCCGATAGCTCTGCTGCTTTGGATGAAAGACAGAAGGATCTTGAGGTTAAGAAAGGTGAATTGGACGAAATTATCTCTGAAACGAAGCAGGAAGAAGAAAAGTTGAGAGACAAAGCCAAGGAACTTGAAACCCAAATAGAGCCGCGCTTGCTTCAGTCGTTCAAACGTATTCGTAAGAACTCACGCAACGGATTAGGTATTGTATATGTACAACGTGATGCTTGTGGCGGTTGCTTCAACAAGATTCCGCCTCAGAGACAATTGGATATCCGTTCGCGCAAGAAAATTATTGTTTGCGAATACTGCGGACGCATTATGATTGACCCTGAATTGGCCGGTATTACTACTGAACAAAAAACTGAATCTGTAAAAGAAAAGCCGACGAGAACGAGAAAAAAAGCGGCAAGTTCAGAAGAGTAAATATTCTTTCAAATAGCATAAAAACGGTGATAGATAAATCTGTCGCCGTTTTTTCAATGACGCCAACTTAGAGATAATGAGAATCCTCTTTACCCCTTATCCGGTTGGATCTGTATAATACCTCCATGGGGCGTTAGTGCATTAAAAGCTTCTTCCATCCGAATGATTCCTGCATAAATCTGTGCACAGATCAGTACGCCGCCGTGTGCAAAGATGGCAACTTTCTTATAAGGTTTTTGGCTAAGTTCGTCCAGAAATCCGCTGACACGTTGATATTGCATGGCAAAAGATTCTCCGCCGGTAGCTGCTACATTCAAATAATCAGCATACCACTCTTGCAAGCGAGGGTCGTTATTATGGTCAAAAGGCTTCATTTCCCAACTCCCGAAATTTATTTCCATGAGGCGATTGTCTCGCTCTGCATCAGGATAGCCACAATATGATGCGAGACGGACACACCGTGTCAGCGGACTTGTGTAAATGTGTTCGAAGGGAAGATATGCTTTCAGATTTTCTGCCGTAACAGCAGCTTCTTCTTCAAAGGTTGCTTTTAGGGGCACATCTGTCTGCCCATAGCATATACCCGGTGGCACATCTACCGAAGTGTGGCGAATCAAGATTATTTCCATGGATTAAGTTGTTCTATTGTATGTTTGGATGGATGATTATCAGGCTTCCTATATAAAAAGATAATTCGCACAGCAGGAAAGTTGCTCCGCAACAGTCACCCGTATAGCCTTGTAAGCGTCGTTTCATCAGTAGGTATAATAAGGCAAAGGTCGCTATGGGGAAGAAGACGACAATCCATCCCTTGACAGGTAGGAGTACTGTAAGGGGAAGTAGGCCGGCAATGAGACAGATGGACAACTCGCGGGATGTCATGCGATTGTAAACAACCCCCGTTTTACTTTCTCCTTCTTTGCGGGCGTAAGGTAAAAAGTTGACAATCTGAGAAGCGCAACATTTGCTCCAACAGTCTCCGCAGAGAACAAGAATACAAAGGTAGCGGAGGGGCAGATGATACAATTGCCATAGAAGCAGGAAATAGCAGATCAATCCGATGACTCCATAACTCCCTATGTGAGAATCCTTCATAATGGAAAGTGTATGTTCGCGTGTACTTCCTCCACCAAAGCCATCGAAGAAATCAGCCAAGCCGTCTTCATGCAAGCAGCCACTGATAAACAGACGGACAACGATTGCTATTCCCCATGCCGTCGGCAATGGCAGTATCTGAGCGGCCGACCACAATGCTGCTGCCATTATGCCGCCTGTCAACCAACCCACAAGTGGCCAATAAGGAACTATGTGTTTGAAACTCTCGGCCGGGACCTTTTTTATTCTCCAAAAAGGTAACCGTGTGAGTAGTATGAATGCCGCCAGAATGTTGTTCATGATTTATGCAGAGAATTTACAGTTTGACATTCTATATTAAAAAATTATTTCTTCAATAAATGTCAGATTAAAAATATTTTGTGATAGATGCGTGTGCAAAATTATCCATCTCATTAATCATCCTTACGGCGGAGTCTACGATGGGATATGCGCATATGGCTCCCGTGCCTTCTCCCAGACGTAAGCC
Protein-coding regions in this window:
- the cobC gene encoding alpha-ribazole phosphatase, with product MEIILIRHTSVDVPPGICYGQTDVPLKATFEEEAAVTAENLKAYLPFEHIYTSPLTRCVRLASYCGYPDAERDNRLMEINFGSWEMKPFDHNNDPRLQEWYADYLNVAATGGESFAMQYQRVSGFLDELSQKPYKKVAIFAHGGVLICAQIYAGIIRMEEAFNALTPHGGIIQIQPDKG
- a CDS encoding Nif3-like dinuclear metal center hexameric protein is translated as MKIKEIVSALERFAPLPLQDGFDNAGVQIGLTDAEATGALLCLDVTEAVLDEAISLGYNLVIAHHPLIFKGYKSIIGRDYVERCILKAIKNDVVVYAAHTNLDNSPGGVSFKMAEKIGLKNVRILEAKENALAKLVTFVPNAQAETVRKALFDAGCGYIGKYDSCSYNLEGDGTFRAQEGAHPYCGRIGELHAEKEVRIETILPAYKKEAVIKALLAAHPYEEPAFDLYPLQNSWAQAGAGVIGELEMPETESEFLKRIKKTFEVGCLRHNKLTGREIRTVALCGGAGSFLMSLAVRNKADIFITGEIKYHDYFGRDTDILLAEIGHYESEQYTKEIFYTIIKEAFPCFDVQMTKVNTNPIKYL
- the aspS gene encoding aspartate--tRNA ligase; protein product: MYRTHTCGELRISDVNKQVTLAGWVQRSRKMGGMTFVDLRDRYGITQLVFNEEVDAKLCECANHLGREFVIQAKGTVNERFSKNGNMPTGDIEIIVSELNVLNTSLTPPFTIEENTDGGDDIRMKYRYLDLRRANVRSNMELRHKMTIEVRKYLDNQGFIEVETPILVGSTPEGARDFVVPSRMNPGQFYALPQSPQTLKQLLMVSGFDRYFQIAKCFRDEDLRADRQPEFTQIDCEMSFVEQDDIINLFEGMAKYLFKEIRGVEITEPFMRMPWADAMKYYGSDKPDLRFDMKFVELMDVMKGYGFSVFDDAAYIGGICAEGAAHYTRKQLDALTEFVKRPQIGAKGMVYARVEADGSVKSSVDKFYTQEVLQEMKAAFGAKPGDLILILSGDDAMKTRKQLNELRLEMGNRLGLRDKNKFSLLWVVDFPMFEWSEEEGRLMAMHHPFTHPKDEDIPLLDTNPAVVRADAYDMVCNGIELGGGSIRIHDAQLQAKMFEILGFTPEKAQEQFGFLMNAFKYGAPPHGGLAYGLDRWVSIFAGLDSIRDCIAFPKNNSGRDVMLDAPSVIDRKQLDELNLIVEVKE
- a CDS encoding adenosylcobinamide-GDP ribazoletransferase, whose translation is MNNILAAFILLTRLPFWRIKKVPAESFKHIVPYWPLVGWLTGGIMAAALWSAAQILPLPTAWGIAIVVRLFISGCLHEDGLADFFDGFGGGSTREHTLSIMKDSHIGSYGVIGLICYFLLLWQLYHLPLRYLCILVLCGDCWSKCCASQIVNFLPYARKEGESKTGVVYNRMTSRELSICLIAGLLPLTVLLPVKGWIVVFFPIATFALLYLLMKRRLQGYTGDCCGATFLLCELSFYIGSLIIIHPNIQ
- a CDS encoding zinc ribbon domain-containing protein; the encoded protein is MAKEAKKDPQELTVEQKLKALFQLQTMLSKIDEIKTLRGELPLEVQDLEDEIAGLSTRIERIKAEVSELKSSIAGKKVEIESAKASVAKYKDQQDNVRNNREYDFLSKEIEFQTLEIELCEKRIKEFTEQEVEKSKEVADSSAALDERQKDLEVKKGELDEIISETKQEEEKLRDKAKELETQIEPRLLQSFKRIRKNSRNGLGIVYVQRDACGGCFNKIPPQRQLDIRSRKKIIVCEYCGRIMIDPELAGITTEQKTESVKEKPTRTRKKAASSEE
- a CDS encoding agmatine deiminase family protein; amino-acid sequence: MGIIVDSPDGGTSEKEEQLLFVSNTIPENRTPLLPAEWALQSGVQLTWPHAATDWAYMLEEVEKCFVKIAREIAQREKLLIVTPEPQTVERQIATTVNMGNVCFLQCETNDTWARDHGAVSLLDSDTISLLDFKFNGWGLKFASDKDNLITRHAVKAGILKGKYTNRLGFVLEGGSFESDGMGTLLTTSACLLSPNRNGQMNRAEIEEYLCTVFHLRRVLWLDYGYLAGDDTDSHIDTLARFCSPDTIAYVKCDDIEDEHYEALCKMEQQLQTFRTPKGEPYRLLALPMADRIEEKGERLPATYANFLIINKAVLYPTYNQPKNDILAGQILQEAFPDHEIIGIDCRALIKQHGSLHCVTMQYPAGVLE
- a CDS encoding diacylglycerol/lipid kinase family protein yields the protein MSEDKKKIVFIINPISGAQNKEVILKWVSEKLDKEKYVQEVLYTERAGHAVEIAAQKVKEEVHAVVAIGGDGTINEIARSLVHSQTALGIIPCGSGNGLARHLQIPMEPKKAIEVINEGVMEVIDYGKINEVPFFCTCGVGFDAFVSLQFSKAGKRGPLTYLEKTLLESLKYRPETYELEMDGSTLRYKAFLIACGNASQYGNNAYITPQAALNDGLLDVTILEPFTVLDVPSLSFQLFNKTINQNSRIKTFRCQALRIHRSKPGVVHFDGDPMMTGENIDVKIVKKGLQVIVPRGAEKDTTNMLQRAQDYINGLKQINEAFVEDIAHKNKIMLAKGKEQIKKLTKI
- a CDS encoding carbon-nitrogen hydrolase yields the protein MRKIKIGIIQQSNVADLLTNMMNLAKNIEECATRGAQLVVLQELHNSLYFCQTEDTQLFDLAEPIPGPSTEFYSELAAANHVVLVTSLFEKRAPGLYHNTAVVFDADGSIAGKYRKMHIPDDPAYYEKFYFTPGDIGFEPIQTSIGKLGVLVCWDQWYPEAARIMAMKGAEILIYPTAIGWETTDTKEEQERQLNAWIISQRSHAVANGLPVVSVNRVGHEPDPSGMTQGILFWGNSFVVGPQGEFLAQARNEGSENIIIEVDLERSENVRRWWPFLRDRRIDAYEGLTKRYLDE